From Shewanella acanthi:
TCTGGCAGAGTTAAAAAAGGCGGGCCTGTTGGTGGATAGACGTCAGGGGCAATGGGTGTTTTACAAGATAAATCCTGCGCTAAGTCAGTGGTGCCAAGCTGTTTTAGCCCAAAGCTGTGAGGCCAACGGCACATTGCTTGCGGCGCATTTAGATAATCTGTGTAGCATGGGCGCGCGGCCAGAACGTGCCCGTGCCTGTTGTTAAGCCATTTCAAAGTGTGAGGCAGTTATGGGCATTTTCGAGCGTTATTTAAGCGTGTGGGTAGGGTTAAGTATTGTGGCGGGCGTGCTGCTGGGGAATTGGTTTCCGAGTGCTTTTGCGGCTGTAGCAGCACTGGAATATGCCCACGTTAACCTAGTTATTGCGCTGTTTATTTGGGTAATGATCTATCCCATGATGGTGCAGATTGATTTCTCGGCGGTGAAGGATGTGGGTAAGAGTCCCAAGGGATTATTACTGACCCTGACCATCAACTGGCTGATTAAGCCCTTTACCATGGCGCTTCTCGGCTGGCTGTTTTTTAAAGGGCTGTTTGCCGATTTGGTTGATGCGCAAACCGCGGGGGAATATATCGCGGGGATGATTTTACTCGGTGTTGCGCCCTGTACCGCTATGGTGTTTGTTTGGAGCCAATTAACTAAGGGCGACCCCAACTACACCTTAGTGCAGGTGTCGGTAAACGATATCATTATGGTGTTTCTGTTTGCGCCGCTTTGTGCCCTCTTGCTGGGGGTGAGTGATATTCAAGTGCCCTGGGAAACCTTACTTTTGTCTGTGGTGTTGTATGTCGTATTGCCGCTGCTAGCAGGCGTGATAACCCGTAAACGCCTCGAAGCACGCCAAGATCCCCACGCTTTGCCCATGTTATTGGCCAAACTTAAACCTTGGTCCGTGATTGGGCTCTTGGCGACTGTGGTACTTCTGTTTGGCTTTCAGGCGCAGACGATTTTAAGTCAACCACAGAATATTTTGTTAATTGCTATTCCTTTGATTATTCAAAGCTATGGCATTTTTATCCTGACCTACTTTCTTGCCCGTAAGCTTAAACTCAACCACGCCGTTGCGGCGCCCGCCAGCATGATTGGTACCTCTAACTTTTTCGAGTTAGCGGTCGCGGTGGCAATTTCGCTATTTGGCCTGCACTCGGGGGCAGCGCTGGCGACTGTGGTTGGAGTGTTGGTGGAAGTGCCAGTGATGTTATCGCTGGTGTATTTTGCCAATAGGACAAGGCATTGGTTTGAATCTTAAGCGCAATTATAAATTAAAAGCATTTAAAATCATTATATTGGAAGTTAACTAGGTATTTATCAATCATGGCAATCAAAATAGGTATCAATGGTTTTGGCCGCATGGGACGTTTAGCGCTACGCGCGGCTTGGGAATGGGACGATGTCGAGTTTGTGCAAATAAACGATCCCGCAGGAGATGCTGCGACCCTAGCGCACCTGCTTGAGTTTGATTCTGTCCATGGCCGTTGGGGTCATGCCGTGAGCAGTAATGGGGATAAAATTGTTATCCAAGGTAAATCGATTGCGACCAGCCGCAATAAGGCCATTGGTGATACCGATTGGTCACAGTGTGATGTGGTGATTGAAGCATCGGGCGTGATGAAAACCAAAGCTTTATTACAAGCCTATTTAGATCAAGGTGTTAAACGCGTTGTGGTGACTGCGCCTGTAAAAGAAGACGGCGTACTTAACGTGGTGATGGGTGTGAATCATCAGTTATATGACCCTAGCATCCATCCGATTGTGACGGCGGCATCTTGTACCACTAACTGCTTGGCACCTGTGGTGAAAGTGATTCACGAGCAGATTGGTATCAAGCATGGTTCGATGACAACTATTCATGACATTACTAACACCCAGACTATCCTCGATGCTCCGCATCAAGATCTGCGCCGTGCCAGAGCCTGCGGTATTAGTCTCATTCCGACAACGACCGGCAGCGCCACGGCCATTACCCATATCTTCCCAGAGCTTAAGGGTAAATTAAATGGCCATGCGGTACGTGTGCCACTGGCAAACGCGTCCTTAACCGACTGTGTGTTTGAGCTTGAGCGAAGCGTGACTGAAGCGCAGGTGAATGCGCTTTTACAAACTGCTGCCGAAGGAGAACTTAAGGGCATTCTTGGCTATGAAGAGCGTCCTCTCGTCTCTGTGGATTACAAAACCGACCCACGTTCGAGCATTGTCGATGCGCTTTCGACCATGGTGGTCAATGGTACTCAACTCAAACTCTATGTGTGGTACGACAACGAATGGGGATACGCCAATCGCACCGCCGAGCTGGCGCGTTTAGTCGGCCAGCTTGACTTACCGCGCTAGGAGAATACCTGTGTCCCTGACTAAGGCCTGCGCTAAGCCCTTTGAATTACTAATGCAATTGCCCACTGCGGTGCGGCAATACTTGCTGATCACCTTCAATTATTGGAGCTTTACCCTCACCGACGGTGCACTGCGGATGTTGGTGGTACTGCATTTCCACAATTTGGGGTATTCGCCGTTATCCATTGCCATGTTGTTCCTGTTCTATGAGATTTTTGGCGTAGTGACTAACTTGGTCGGCGGCTATTTAGGGGCGCGTTTAGGGCTTAATCGCACCATGAACTTAGGTCTTGGGATGCAGGTTTTCGCCTTGGGGATGTTATTGGTGCCCACAAGCCTATTACCACTTTGGCTTGCGGGCGTGCCTTGGGTGATGGCAGCGCAGGCGCTGTCAGGAATTGCTAAAGATCTTAATAAGATGAGTGCCAAGAGTGCCATTAAACTCTTAGTGCCCAAGGGCGAACAGGGGAAGTTATATCATTGGGTGGCGCTGTTAACAGGCTCTAAAAATGCCCTTAAGGGCGCGGGCTTTTTCCTCGGTGGTGCTTTGCTTGCCGTACTTGGTTTTAACGCGGCAGTTGCGGCCATGATGGCTTCCTTGGCAGTGGTTTGGCTACTCAGTTTAATGCTGCTTAAACGGGATTTAGGTAAGGCGAAGAATAAGCCCAAATTTACCGAAATCTTCTCTAAAAGCACTAACGTAAATATCCTCTCGGCGGCGCGGTTATTCCTGTTCGCGGCGAGGGATGTGTGGTTTGTGGTGGCGCTCCCCGTGTATCTATCGAGCCAGTTTGGTTGGGGACACTCGGCGGTTGGGGGCTTTTTAGCACTCTGGGTTATTGCCTATGGCATAGTGCAGACCCAAGCGCCTAAGCTTACTGGCGGTAAGAAAAGTGCAGTAGCGAATGCTCTGGATGCAGATGCTCAGGCTACAAATGTCCAAGTGCCGGATGGCCGCAGTGCGATATTATGGGCATTCTTACTCGCCTTTGTACCTGCTTTTATTGCCCTAGCACTTATGATTGGGATTTCGCCTTTTGTAACCGTCACACTCGGGCTACTCTTATTTGGCGTATTGTTCGCGATTAATTCGTCCCTGCACAGTTACTTAATCGTCAGTTATGCCAATGATGAGGCGGTGTCCTTAGATGTCGGGTTCTACTATATGGCCAATGCTATGGGGCGCCTTATCGGCACAGTGCTTTCGGGTTGGGTATATCAGAGTTATGGTCTTGCGGCTTGCCTGTGGATATCGACGCTGCTGATTGCGACCACGGCAATCATCTCCATTAAATTACCAAGGTAGACGAATGTTAAAATGGCAAAGGTTATTGAAACAGATAGGTTTTAATCTGGTTTTAATGGCCTTGCCATTGAGTGTTTGTTCCTCCCTTGCTGCAGAATCACCCTCCTCGTTTAAACAAACCGCCACAGCGGTTACGGATTGGAAAAATCCTGCCTTTATCCTGCGAGCCTTCGATGAGGTCGCTCTTAAGAATGAATATGATCGCGATAACCACAGGGTCAGAAAGTGGCGTGAGCCAGTGAGGGTTTTTATCGAGCATAGGGTGGGGGCTCAGGCATTACATCGCCAGTTAGTGCAAATGCATTTAGCGCACCTTGCGGAGATTACCGGCCATCCTTTTTCAGTGGTCGATAAACTCAGTGATGCCAATCTACATCTGGTATTTACCCGCCAATCTCTGTGGGCGGAGGATGTGGCGCGGTTAATGGGGCAGAGCGCGGTGGATAAAATTCACGGCTCAGTTTGTATGGGCACCTTTGGCTTAAATGCCCAGAGTGAAATCAATCGGGCTTGGATTGTTATCCCTGTCGACCAAGCGCAGATGCATGGTAAGTTAGTCGCCTGTGTGGTAGAAGAAATCACACAAACCTTGGGGCTACCGAATGATTCTGAGAAGGTTTTCCCCTCCATCTTCAACGATAAAACCCCACAGAATTTACTCTCGGGGCTCGATTATATTCTGTTGAAACTCCTCTATAGCGATGCAATCAAACCTGGGATGACGGCGGCAGAAGCCAAGCCTATATTGCAGCAACTAATACAGCGATGGCAGAAGGATGGCACTATTGGCGGTGCCGATAAACGGGTACGAGAGGGCAAGTTATACCCTATGTTAGGTTATTGATTTTTATTTGAGTCATCTTAAATCATTGGACATCATTCTTTATCAATTCTTCGTTTTAGGGGCTTTTGCATGGTCTATCTTTAAGTAACACATCCCATGGAAAGGCGCGGAAGGCGAATCATGCAAATGACATTGCAGTTTCTCGGTGCGACTCAGGAGGTAACGGGCTCCTGCCATTTACTCACCGTTGCTGGGCGGCAAATGCTACTCGACTGCGGACTCATTCAAGGCCGAAAAGAAGATGAGATGAGAAATCGTGACCCCTTCGCCTTCGAGCCAAAGGATATTGCTGCTGTTGTGCTAAGTCATGCCCACATCGACCATTCGGGCCGCTTACCCCTTTTGGTTAAGGCGGGCTTTAATGGCCCCATCTATACCCATAAAGCCACTGCCGATCTTTGCGCTATCATGCTAAAGGATGCGGCGATTTTACAGGAGCGGGATATCGAGCGAACCAATAAAAAACGCGCCAAACATGAACTTGAGCCCCTGGAACCCCTATTCACTGTTGAAGATGCCGAGCTCGCTGTAAAGCAGTTTGTGACCATTGAATATGGACAAGTGGTACAGGTAATTCCCCATGTGGATATTTGTATGTCCGATGCGGGGCATATTTTGGGCTCGGCACTTATCGAGCTGTGGCTAGGTGAGGGGAGTGAACAGAAAAAGATGGTGTTTAGTGGCGATCTCGGCAGGGAGGGGATGCCAATTCTACGTGACCCTACTTTAGTTGATCAAGCCGATCTCGTGCTAATGGAAAGTACCTATGGCAACCGTTTTCACCGCAGTTGGACCGAAACCCTCGCGGAATTAAAAGCCATCTTTGCCAAGGCGGTATCCGAGAGTCGCGGCAATATTCTCTTGCCTGCTTTCTCGGTCGGGCGGGCACAGGAGCTGCTGTATCTGTTTCATTTGTATGCCAAAGAGTGGGATCTTTCCCGCTGGAAAATCTGTCTAGATAGCCCCATGGCCATAGAGGCGACTCAAGTATATGTGAACAACTATCCCTTGATGGACGATGATTTTAAGCGTTTCACCCGCCAGCATCCGGGGCAACATCCTTTGCTTTCTAATGTGGAGTTTACGCAAACTTCAGAGGAATCTATCGCGCTTAATGAGGTGCATAAGGGGCTGATTATTATCGCAGGGAGCGGCATGTGTAACGGCGGTCGCATTCGCAGCCATCTAGAACATAATCTCTGGCGCCCCGAATGCGATGTGATTATCTGTGGTTTTCAGGCCTTAGGTACGCCCGGTCGGGCGCTGGTGGATGGCGTAGATTACCTGACAATTCATGGCAATAAAGTGCAGGTTGCCGCCAAACTGCATACGGTTGGCGGTTTATCGGCCCATGCTGATCAGGCCGAGTTGCTGCGGTGGTATCGTCATTTTGAGGATAAACCACCGCTGGTACTGGTGCATGGTGAGCGTGAAGCCCAGCAGGGGTTAGTCGATGCGATAAATCTCGATCCTAAGACTAAACCCCAAGCTATAGCGATTGCGACCCTCGGGGATAAACTCGACCTTAATGCCCTACCCAAATTGGTGTGGGTCTAGGCATTGGCTCATTAGTCCGAGTTATTGTCAAACTCGGTGTCATCAAGCAGTTCAGTTGCTGGCGCGACATTGGGTACATCCTTGAATAGGCGCGTAAAGTGACGTTGTACGCCCTTCAGGTCGATACCCGCTAATCCCGAGGCGAAGCCAAACCAAGCATATAAACCACTGAAGTTATCGAACATCGGTGGCAGGTATTTCGGTGGTGTGAGAATCCCTTCCTGACAAGCTTGATAGAGCACAGGAATGTCTTCGATTGCCAGTTTACCTAAGAATAACATAGGGATAAGTTCGGGTAGCCCCGAGGTGATGGCGCTGCGGATGAAGTTGATATTTTCAACATAGCCGCGCACATAGGAAATATCCTTGGTAAAACAGCTCCCCCCCTGCACCATACCGCCGCGAAAGACCCGCTGTGTTACGCGGTAACTGTCCTTTGCACTTAGGTTTAATTCTCTGAAATAGTTGAAAACTTCAATAAAGTCAGCGCCATTTTCCGCCATATCGACTGCGGCGACGCGATCGCTAATACGACGTGCACGACCCGGATTTGAACTCAGGGTCAGCATCTCAAGCAATACCGCAAGGCCTTCCTGAGTCGCCGCCACCCTTGGTGAGCCCACACTTAACCATTTGGCGTGGGGCTGGGCGCGACCATTGAGCGTTGTACCCACATGTACCCAACCTTCATGCACTTCGTAAACATTAAGGTCTGACTCGCTGAACATGGCTTTACTGTTCAGTTTGACGGTATCCCCCCCCACGGCAGCGTCGGAAACGATACCGTCGCTCAATCGCACCCGCATATCATCGCTATGGAAGTATTTATCAAGTCTTTGACTTAGTACACGAACGGCTTCGGGCGCGGTGATGATCTTAGGGTGATGCTTGTTCATATGCCGCGCAGCGGGCAGGGAAAAGATATAACTGAGCTTATCGCCCAATTGGCGTAGGGTATGGCGATCGCCATGGAGTCGGTGGCTGGCACTGCCGTAAAGTTCTTGACTGAATTTGCCAAAAGTTGGCGTGCCGCGGTGTTCGAGCATTTCAATCACCAAGCGATACTGGTCGACGTTAGCAATCAGCAGCTTACCGAGTTTGTCCTTTTTACCAAGGCGACGCTGGATCTCAAGCTTTAGGCTAACTAGTTCTTCTTGGGTTTTTGTGGGATCGAAGGGCAGGGCAATATTTTGATAAAAATCCTGCTGGATCGCGGGGAGTACAGTGCCCTTACTGGAAAGGAAGCGCTCTTCCATTTCCCTTGGCCATTTGATGGCATCGAGAATTTTGATCGGTGTTTGAATGCGAATAAGCTCATCGGAAAAACGACGTAAATCTTCTTGATATTGGGCTAACGACTCTGACATTCCCGAAATCCTGCTAACACTTAAGCGTTTGAAATAGCCCTAATCATAGCGGTAAAGCCTCGATTTTTATATGGTGAGGGCAGGAATTGAAAAAAATTGTCGATTAAAGAATTTTTGTTGTATCGATGAAATGAATCAATTTGGTGCGAGGATGTATCTTTTTGAGCGCGTTAGTGCGTTTGTGTTTTAGCAAGTAATTGTAATCTAATGGATTACGACTGTGGCACTAAAACTGCTTCGGCTAAGATGTCGATTATAGAGGTGTCATGGAGGCTTTATGGCTGCAATGAGCTATTTGAGTGTGATAGAGCGTTATCACGAGTATGAAGCCACGGTACACGAACTGATGGAATCCATTTTAACTGGGATTGCCGATGTGGAACTGTTTAATCAGCCCAAGGTGGATTTAAAGGCAATTAAAGGTCTTGCAGGCAGCTATCCCTTTGTTGAACTGATGTATTTACTCGATACCCAAGGGGTTCAGATAAGCCAAAATATTGCTGTGATCGAAAACCAGCTAAAGTTGATTCCCCTTAGCGGCAATATGGATCGCAGTCAGCGCCCCTATTTTATCAATCGTGATGAATCCGATGGGGTGAATATCACCCGTCCTTACCTCTCTAATGCCAGTGGTAATCTCTGTCTGTCGGCCTCTATGGCAATATTTAAGCAGGATCAAAAACTCGGTTATCTGGTTATTGATGTGGATTTAACTCGGCTGATTGAATTTATGATGGGGGATAGCGCAAGACGCAGAGTAACTCCCGCCTTTAAGGCCGTTTATGCCCTGATCGTGGTTGGGCTCTTTGTGCTAGTGGCCGTGCTGTTGTGGACAGCGCTTAGGGATATTTATGGGCTTTTCTGTGGTGCAAATCCTGGGGAAGATCCACTGCAGCCCTTTGGGATCATCATTTTTATTACTTTAGCATTAGCGATCTTTGATTTGGGTAAAACGATTCTCGAAGAAGAAGTGCTGATGCATAAGGATATTTTTCGCCATAGTTCTACCCGCAGAACCATTACCCGTTTCGTTTCAACGATTCTGATTGCGATCTCCATCGAGGCACTGCTGACCATGTTCAAGGCCTCCCTCGGAGAAAAGCAATATATCGAGCCTGCAATATGGATGATGTTGGCGGTGGTAGGTTTATTAGTCGGATTAGGAGCTTATGTATATCTGGGGGCAAAAGCCGAATGGTTACTGATTAAAACCCAAACCTACAAGACTGGGAAAAATAGCGCCAAGTAGCAACATTGAGTTGCGGGTTTAAAGACTTTGCGAGCAAATGAGGAAATAAAATAGTCAGTGAAGGTTGTCACCCAGCCCAAGAGTGCTGGGTGAGGCCTAGGAATGAAAGCGTTAAGTGCTAATGTATAAACCTTAAAACTTAGTCACTTAATGCTCTTGGTACGCATTGAATTAAAAGAAATCATCGTCTCCTAATGCGCGTCTTAATTCGGCACGTTCGAGATAGTCTTCCAAGCGTTTTTTGATCTCACGCTTATGTTGCATTGCCTCTGCAGCTTTACTATTTCTAGGGGTAGTCATCGCCTCAATTTCAGTATCGTTGGGCACGACTTCAGTAATATGAGCCATAACGAATTCCTCTTGTTGAACCTAAATTCTTTCTATCTAAAAAGAGTCTGACAGAAAAGCAAAATATTTTACGAATTAGGGAAAAAAATTCTTCCCATCATTAGCCCTGAGGTTAACGCGTAGACGCAAGTTTGGCGGTGATTTGTCAGTTATTAAGTTATTGCTGGTCATCTTGGTTGAATTGCATCATCGAATTTAAAAGCCCTTCTGATGTTTGTGCTAATTATTTGTAGAAACTTGAAATAATGCATTTACCGAACAACACTTTGTGAGGAAATTACCCTTTTCACTTCGCTTTGGGTCAGGATGATATGCACAGGGATGTTTCTCTAGAGTCCGCTGGTCGATCTCAAAATCTTTACTTTAGTGTACTGAGCTCAAATTGGATGATGTTTTTCACCCTAATGCTTTTTATGGGCGCGGCATGGTACATCCTCGAAGACTATCTAAAGGGTAGGGGTGAAGAGCGCTTTGATCATAGCGTACAGGAAATTACAGAAACTATTCATATCAGGATGGTTTCCTATGAGCAGTTACTTAGGGGAGGTGTAGGGTTAATGTTAGCGTCGCCAAATGTGACGGCTAATGATTGGAAAACCTATGCTGAAAATAGTCAGTTATCCAAGTTTTATGAGGGTATTCATAGCTTTGGCTATATCGAATTGGTTGCTGATACGTCAAGTCCAGTCTATCAACAAGACCCAATACCGCAGGGCAATCAACTGAATAGTCCTTCTCAACAGCAAAGCAATTTTCATTGCGTTGTTAAATTCATTGATTCCACTGAAACACTGCTTCAACAGAGCGAAGGCTTTGATATGTGCTCTGAGCAAAAATATCGGCAGGTCATATTCACTGCTATCGATAATGGTAATGCAACTATGACTGGGGAAAAGCTCTTAGAAGATGGCACAGAACATGGGGCGCAATCTGGATTTTTAATGTATTTCCCTGTGTATCGACAACCAGTTGATGATGTGTCTGCGCGTTGGCTGCAGGCGATAGGATTGGTTTACGTGGTAATACGAATAGATGATTTAATGCAGGGGGTATTGGCGTCGCAACATTCGGGTTTAAGACTGGCGTTATATGCTAGCGATCTTGCTGATGCCAAAAGTTTAATGTTTTCCAGTAGCCAAGTGTTGCCTTCGGCTCAGGATTCTTTTTACCAATCCAAAACTGAGATGATTGCCGGCCAAGTCTTGCGAATTGATATTTCCTCGGATGCGAGCTTTGTGTCGAATGATGAAGAAAATAAAAGGTTTTTACTGCAATTTATCGGTTGCAGTTTTATGTTGGTCTTGATGTATTCGGTTCTCACAATCGCAAGCAAACGTCAGCAAGAATCCATTATCAACAATGAGTTAATGGCTAACGAAGACAGATTCAAATTGGTTATTGAATCTTCTCCTAGCGCACTATTAATGGTCGATGACCAAGGGTTGATTACCCAAGCTAACTCTCAGACAGTGCAATTGTTTGGTTATTCCAAGGCCGAACTTATTGGCCAGCCTATTCATATTTTCCTGCCCCAATCCCTTAAGGCTGTGCATCAAAAGCACATGAGTAACTATCTATCCCAGCCCTTTGCGAAAAGTATGTCGATGCGGGATGAACTCTTTGGGTTCTGCAAAGACGGTACGCGATTGTCTATTGAGGTGGGGCTCACCCCGATACACATGAGTGAAGGGGTGTTTATTCTGGCAACCATCCATGATGTTTCTGAGCGAAAGCGAATCGAAGCCCAGAGAATTCTGCATACCGAGGAACTTGAGCGTATTAATCAGGAGTTGGATAGGTTTACCTACATTGCTTCCCATGATTTGAAGTCCCCCTTAAGGGGGATTGAACAGTTGACTAGTTGGTTGAGTGAAGATCTCGCAGATAACACTAATGAAAATGTACAGAAGTATTTGGGTCTTATCCAAAGTCGAATTCAGCGGATGGTGTTATTACTCGATGGACTGCTGATGTTCTCGCGCATCGGTCGGGTTCAGACTGAAATCGTGCAGATAGATAGCAGGTTATTGGTGGAGGATATGTTTGCGCTTGTTGCTCCTTCTCAAGGATTCAGCTTACAGCTCGAAGGGGATTTTCCCCATTTTTCGACCTTTAAGACCTTACTCGAATTAGTGATTCGAAATTTGATAAGTAACGCTATCAAGCACCATGATCGCGGCGAAGGCGTGATAAAAGTGACCTGT
This genomic window contains:
- the arsJ gene encoding organoarsenical effux MFS transporter ArsJ yields the protein MQLPTAVRQYLLITFNYWSFTLTDGALRMLVVLHFHNLGYSPLSIAMLFLFYEIFGVVTNLVGGYLGARLGLNRTMNLGLGMQVFALGMLLVPTSLLPLWLAGVPWVMAAQALSGIAKDLNKMSAKSAIKLLVPKGEQGKLYHWVALLTGSKNALKGAGFFLGGALLAVLGFNAAVAAMMASLAVVWLLSLMLLKRDLGKAKNKPKFTEIFSKSTNVNILSAARLFLFAARDVWFVVALPVYLSSQFGWGHSAVGGFLALWVIAYGIVQTQAPKLTGGKKSAVANALDADAQATNVQVPDGRSAILWAFLLAFVPAFIALALMIGISPFVTVTLGLLLFGVLFAINSSLHSYLIVSYANDEAVSLDVGFYYMANAMGRLIGTVLSGWVYQSYGLAACLWISTLLIATTAIISIKLPR
- the arsB gene encoding ACR3 family arsenite efflux transporter; translation: MGIFERYLSVWVGLSIVAGVLLGNWFPSAFAAVAALEYAHVNLVIALFIWVMIYPMMVQIDFSAVKDVGKSPKGLLLTLTINWLIKPFTMALLGWLFFKGLFADLVDAQTAGEYIAGMILLGVAPCTAMVFVWSQLTKGDPNYTLVQVSVNDIIMVFLFAPLCALLLGVSDIQVPWETLLLSVVLYVVLPLLAGVITRKRLEARQDPHALPMLLAKLKPWSVIGLLATVVLLFGFQAQTILSQPQNILLIAIPLIIQSYGIFILTYFLARKLKLNHAVAAPASMIGTSNFFELAVAVAISLFGLHSGAALATVVGVLVEVPVMLSLVYFANRTRHWFES
- a CDS encoding metalloregulator ArsR/SmtB family transcription factor, with translation MQAVAFFKALADETRLKCLLLIQREGELCVCELMAALAESQPKISRHLAELKKAGLLVDRRQGQWVFYKINPALSQWCQAVLAQSCEANGTLLAAHLDNLCSMGARPERARACC
- a CDS encoding CHASE domain-containing protein, translating into MHRDVSLESAGRSQNLYFSVLSSNWMMFFTLMLFMGAAWYILEDYLKGRGEERFDHSVQEITETIHIRMVSYEQLLRGGVGLMLASPNVTANDWKTYAENSQLSKFYEGIHSFGYIELVADTSSPVYQQDPIPQGNQLNSPSQQQSNFHCVVKFIDSTETLLQQSEGFDMCSEQKYRQVIFTAIDNGNATMTGEKLLEDGTEHGAQSGFLMYFPVYRQPVDDVSARWLQAIGLVYVVIRIDDLMQGVLASQHSGLRLALYASDLADAKSLMFSSSQVLPSAQDSFYQSKTEMIAGQVLRIDISSDASFVSNDEENKRFLLQFIGCSFMLVLMYSVLTIASKRQQESIINNELMANEDRFKLVIESSPSALLMVDDQGLITQANSQTVQLFGYSKAELIGQPIHIFLPQSLKAVHQKHMSNYLSQPFAKSMSMRDELFGFCKDGTRLSIEVGLTPIHMSEGVFILATIHDVSERKRIEAQRILHTEELERINQELDRFTYIASHDLKSPLRGIEQLTSWLSEDLADNTNENVQKYLGLIQSRIQRMVLLLDGLLMFSRIGRVQTEIVQIDSRLLVEDMFALVAPSQGFSLQLEGDFPHFSTFKTLLELVIRNLISNAIKHHDRGEGVIKVTCERQEDRLWFSVIDDGPGISDEFHSKVFEMFQTLRPRDEVEGSGLGLSLVKKTVESLKGEVQLVSKGRGCCFRFSWPIEIKGKEAA
- a CDS encoding MBL fold metallo-hydrolase RNA specificity domain-containing protein: MQMTLQFLGATQEVTGSCHLLTVAGRQMLLDCGLIQGRKEDEMRNRDPFAFEPKDIAAVVLSHAHIDHSGRLPLLVKAGFNGPIYTHKATADLCAIMLKDAAILQERDIERTNKKRAKHELEPLEPLFTVEDAELAVKQFVTIEYGQVVQVIPHVDICMSDAGHILGSALIELWLGEGSEQKKMVFSGDLGREGMPILRDPTLVDQADLVLMESTYGNRFHRSWTETLAELKAIFAKAVSESRGNILLPAFSVGRAQELLYLFHLYAKEWDLSRWKICLDSPMAIEATQVYVNNYPLMDDDFKRFTRQHPGQHPLLSNVEFTQTSEESIALNEVHKGLIIIAGSGMCNGGRIRSHLEHNLWRPECDVIICGFQALGTPGRALVDGVDYLTIHGNKVQVAAKLHTVGGLSAHADQAELLRWYRHFEDKPPLVLVHGEREAQQGLVDAINLDPKTKPQAIAIATLGDKLDLNALPKLVWV
- a CDS encoding PA3496 family putative envelope integrity protein — translated: MAHITEVVPNDTEIEAMTTPRNSKAAEAMQHKREIKKRLEDYLERAELRRALGDDDFF
- a CDS encoding flavohemoglobin expression-modulating QEGLA motif protein, which encodes MSESLAQYQEDLRRFSDELIRIQTPIKILDAIKWPREMEERFLSSKGTVLPAIQQDFYQNIALPFDPTKTQEELVSLKLEIQRRLGKKDKLGKLLIANVDQYRLVIEMLEHRGTPTFGKFSQELYGSASHRLHGDRHTLRQLGDKLSYIFSLPAARHMNKHHPKIITAPEAVRVLSQRLDKYFHSDDMRVRLSDGIVSDAAVGGDTVKLNSKAMFSESDLNVYEVHEGWVHVGTTLNGRAQPHAKWLSVGSPRVAATQEGLAVLLEMLTLSSNPGRARRISDRVAAVDMAENGADFIEVFNYFRELNLSAKDSYRVTQRVFRGGMVQGGSCFTKDISYVRGYVENINFIRSAITSGLPELIPMLFLGKLAIEDIPVLYQACQEGILTPPKYLPPMFDNFSGLYAWFGFASGLAGIDLKGVQRHFTRLFKDVPNVAPATELLDDTEFDNNSD
- a CDS encoding ArsJ-associated glyceraldehyde-3-phosphate dehydrogenase, with the translated sequence MAIKIGINGFGRMGRLALRAAWEWDDVEFVQINDPAGDAATLAHLLEFDSVHGRWGHAVSSNGDKIVIQGKSIATSRNKAIGDTDWSQCDVVIEASGVMKTKALLQAYLDQGVKRVVVTAPVKEDGVLNVVMGVNHQLYDPSIHPIVTAASCTTNCLAPVVKVIHEQIGIKHGSMTTIHDITNTQTILDAPHQDLRRARACGISLIPTTTGSATAITHIFPELKGKLNGHAVRVPLANASLTDCVFELERSVTEAQVNALLQTAAEGELKGILGYEERPLVSVDYKTDPRSSIVDALSTMVVNGTQLKLYVWYDNEWGYANRTAELARLVGQLDLPR
- a CDS encoding PDC sensor domain-containing protein, with translation MAAMSYLSVIERYHEYEATVHELMESILTGIADVELFNQPKVDLKAIKGLAGSYPFVELMYLLDTQGVQISQNIAVIENQLKLIPLSGNMDRSQRPYFINRDESDGVNITRPYLSNASGNLCLSASMAIFKQDQKLGYLVIDVDLTRLIEFMMGDSARRRVTPAFKAVYALIVVGLFVLVAVLLWTALRDIYGLFCGANPGEDPLQPFGIIIFITLALAIFDLGKTILEEEVLMHKDIFRHSSTRRTITRFVSTILIAISIEALLTMFKASLGEKQYIEPAIWMMLAVVGLLVGLGAYVYLGAKAEWLLIKTQTYKTGKNSAK
- a CDS encoding DUF2927 domain-containing protein produces the protein MLKWQRLLKQIGFNLVLMALPLSVCSSLAAESPSSFKQTATAVTDWKNPAFILRAFDEVALKNEYDRDNHRVRKWREPVRVFIEHRVGAQALHRQLVQMHLAHLAEITGHPFSVVDKLSDANLHLVFTRQSLWAEDVARLMGQSAVDKIHGSVCMGTFGLNAQSEINRAWIVIPVDQAQMHGKLVACVVEEITQTLGLPNDSEKVFPSIFNDKTPQNLLSGLDYILLKLLYSDAIKPGMTAAEAKPILQQLIQRWQKDGTIGGADKRVREGKLYPMLGY